From one Brachypodium distachyon strain Bd21 chromosome 4, Brachypodium_distachyon_v3.0, whole genome shotgun sequence genomic stretch:
- the LOC112268545 gene encoding probable LRR receptor-like serine/threonine-protein kinase At4g29180 isoform X1: MAPAIATGLPDLSLPVLLLLFLLCLVSPELVVPVHGQTLDDLGFVSIDCGIKEGTSYPDSDPNRTMMRYVSDTDFVDAGAGSNADVSPPYVDPDLAVRYRNVRSFPGGTGMRSCYTLRGLTQGAKYLVRCSFYYGNYDKLNSPPAFDLYLGVNRWATVNVTAADSTYILEAVTVSPAEFLQVCLVNIGLGAPFISGHELRPVEAVMYPEATVNQTLLLLSLRPPAARFPYNRYYFWRSPKVYSVALGQPEGRRWLRACGARRLHVKEF; encoded by the exons ATGGCACCAGCAATAGCAACAGGCCTCCCTGATCTGTCGTTGCCGGTGCTTCTCCTCCTATTCCTGTTATGCTTGGTGTCACCCGAGCTCGTCGTTCCCGTCCATGGCCAAACGCTCGACGATCTAG GTTTCGTCAGCATCGACTGCGGGATCAAGGAGGGCACGAGCTACCCCGACAGCGATCCCAACCGGACCATGATGAGGTACGTGTCCGACACCGACTTCGTCGACGCCGGAGCAGGGTCCAACGCCGATGTCAGCCCGCCGTACGTCGACCCAGACCTGGCGGTGCGGTACCGCAACGTCCGCAGCTTCCCTGGTGGTACCGGCATGAGGAGCTGCTACACGCTCCGGGGGCTAACACAAGGAGCCAAGTACCTGGTCAGGTGCAGCTTCTACTACGGCAACTACGACAAGCTCAACAGCCCCCCGGCCTTCGACCTCTACCTCGGCGTCAACCGCTGGGCCACCGTCAATgtcaccgccgccgacagCACCTACATCCTTGAGGCCGTCACCGTGTCGCCCGCCGAGTTCCTGCAG GTGTGCTTGGTGAACATAGGGTTGGGTGCACCGTTCATCTCCGGGCATGAGCTGAGGCCGGTGGAGGCGGTCATGTACCCGGAGGCCACCGTGAACCAGACGCTGCTCCTTCTCAGCCTtcgcccgccggcggcgagattCCCTTATAACCGGTACTACTTCTGGCGGTCGCCTAAAGTATACAG
- the LOC112268545 gene encoding probable LRR receptor-like serine/threonine-protein kinase At4g29180 isoform X3, protein MAPAIATGLPDLSLPVLLLLFLLCLVSPELVVPVHGQTLDDLGFVSIDCGIKEGTSYPDSDPNRTMMRYVSDTDFVDAGAGSNADVSPPYVDPDLAVRYRNVRSFPGGTGMRSCYTLRGLTQGAKYLVRCSFYYGNYDKLNSPPAFDLYLGVNRWATVNVTAADSTYILEAVTVSPAEFLQVCLVNIGLGAPFISGHELRPVEAVMYPEATVNQTLLLLSLRPPAARFPYNRYYFWRSPKVYRAKRLHKNSTEIKLGP, encoded by the exons ATGGCACCAGCAATAGCAACAGGCCTCCCTGATCTGTCGTTGCCGGTGCTTCTCCTCCTATTCCTGTTATGCTTGGTGTCACCCGAGCTCGTCGTTCCCGTCCATGGCCAAACGCTCGACGATCTAG GTTTCGTCAGCATCGACTGCGGGATCAAGGAGGGCACGAGCTACCCCGACAGCGATCCCAACCGGACCATGATGAGGTACGTGTCCGACACCGACTTCGTCGACGCCGGAGCAGGGTCCAACGCCGATGTCAGCCCGCCGTACGTCGACCCAGACCTGGCGGTGCGGTACCGCAACGTCCGCAGCTTCCCTGGTGGTACCGGCATGAGGAGCTGCTACACGCTCCGGGGGCTAACACAAGGAGCCAAGTACCTGGTCAGGTGCAGCTTCTACTACGGCAACTACGACAAGCTCAACAGCCCCCCGGCCTTCGACCTCTACCTCGGCGTCAACCGCTGGGCCACCGTCAATgtcaccgccgccgacagCACCTACATCCTTGAGGCCGTCACCGTGTCGCCCGCCGAGTTCCTGCAG GTGTGCTTGGTGAACATAGGGTTGGGTGCACCGTTCATCTCCGGGCATGAGCTGAGGCCGGTGGAGGCGGTCATGTACCCGGAGGCCACCGTGAACCAGACGCTGCTCCTTCTCAGCCTtcgcccgccggcggcgagattCCCTTATAACCGGTACTACTTCTGGCGGTCGCCTAAAGTATACAG
- the LOC112268545 gene encoding probable LRR receptor-like serine/threonine-protein kinase At4g29180 isoform X2 yields MAPAIATGLPDLSLPVLLLLFLLCLVSPELVVPVHGQTLDDLGFVSIDCGIKEGTSYPDSDPNRTMMRYVSDTDFVDAGAGSNADVSPPYVDPDLAVRYRNVRSFPGGTGMRSCYTLRGLTQGAKYLVRCSFYYGNYDKLNSPPAFDLYLGVNRWATVNVTAADSTYILEAVTVSPAEFLQVCLVNIGLGAPFISGHELRPVEAVMYPEATVNQTLLLLSLRPPAARFPYNRYYFWRSPKVYRGSVSIKTARCACKIYGGV; encoded by the exons ATGGCACCAGCAATAGCAACAGGCCTCCCTGATCTGTCGTTGCCGGTGCTTCTCCTCCTATTCCTGTTATGCTTGGTGTCACCCGAGCTCGTCGTTCCCGTCCATGGCCAAACGCTCGACGATCTAG GTTTCGTCAGCATCGACTGCGGGATCAAGGAGGGCACGAGCTACCCCGACAGCGATCCCAACCGGACCATGATGAGGTACGTGTCCGACACCGACTTCGTCGACGCCGGAGCAGGGTCCAACGCCGATGTCAGCCCGCCGTACGTCGACCCAGACCTGGCGGTGCGGTACCGCAACGTCCGCAGCTTCCCTGGTGGTACCGGCATGAGGAGCTGCTACACGCTCCGGGGGCTAACACAAGGAGCCAAGTACCTGGTCAGGTGCAGCTTCTACTACGGCAACTACGACAAGCTCAACAGCCCCCCGGCCTTCGACCTCTACCTCGGCGTCAACCGCTGGGCCACCGTCAATgtcaccgccgccgacagCACCTACATCCTTGAGGCCGTCACCGTGTCGCCCGCCGAGTTCCTGCAG GTGTGCTTGGTGAACATAGGGTTGGGTGCACCGTTCATCTCCGGGCATGAGCTGAGGCCGGTGGAGGCGGTCATGTACCCGGAGGCCACCGTGAACCAGACGCTGCTCCTTCTCAGCCTtcgcccgccggcggcgagattCCCTTATAACCGGTACTACTTCTGGCGGTCGCCTAAAGTATACAG
- the LOC100840779 gene encoding probable LRR receptor-like serine/threonine-protein kinase At1g51810 isoform X1, whose protein sequence is MGVAARGTYMAPAIASGRPGLLLPVLLLLLSCFLSPELVAPIHAQLDDIGFISIDCGIREGSRYQDPGPNRDKMWYVSDIGFVDADAGANAHVSPSFDIYDLSQRYDNVRYFPPWGAGNRSCYTLWGPTQGNKYLVRCSFYYGNYDGNYDGNRSLPAFDLYLGVNRWATVNVTNTTDRYILEAVVVSTANFLQVCLVNIGLGTPFISSLELRPLKPAMYPEATVNQSLLLLSLRLPTAAFPFNRYYFWQSPRVYRYPDDDFDRDWQSYFNATAWIQIKTKGTVNVSNSSSFAKAPKVVLQSAAAPVNGTRLDFSWSTDPSLDNNSNSSTAYLLLFYFAELERLPSSSSRRFDILIDGSSWDGGRNYTPKYLTAEVLKKVVVQGAGQHTISLVTTPGTVLPPILNALEIYSVRQMNELGTNNVDAESMMKIRKTYVLKKNWIGDPCAPKAFAWDGLNCSYSSSGPAWITALNLSSSVLTGAVDPSFSDLKSIQYLDLSNNSLSGPIPDFLGQMPSLIFLDLSSNKLSGSIPAALLEKHQSGSLVLRVGNNTNICDNGASTCDPGGNKKNRTLVIAISVAIAVATILFVAAILILHRRRNGQDTWIRNNSRLNSTWNTSNLFENRRFSYKELKLITANFREEIGRGGFGAVFLGYLENENAVAVKIRSKTSSQGDKEFLAEAQHLSRVHHRNLVSLIGYCKDKKHLALVYEYMHGGDLEDCLRGEASVATPLSWHQRLRIALDSAHGLEYLHKSCQPLLIHRDVKTKNILLTADLEAKISDFGLTKVFANEFMTHITTQPAGTLGYLDPEYYNTSRLSEKSDVYSFGVVLLELITGQPPAVAVSDTESIHIAQWVRQKLSEGNIESIADSKMGMEYGVNSVWKVTELALRCKEQPSWERPTMTEVVAELNECLELEVSRGIGNYSSVTSDGLSAMSADLHSDLQRSDLRQKSMPELEDGDASATLIGPTTC, encoded by the exons ATGGGTGTCGCAGCGAGAGGAACGTACATGGCACCAGCAATAGCATCAGGCCGCCCTGGTCTGTTGTTGCCAgtgcttctcctcctcctatCATGCTTCCTGTCGCCCGAGCTCGTCGCTCCCATCCATGCCCAGCTCGACGACATAG GTTTCATTAGCATCGACTGTGGGATCAGGGAGGGCAGCAGATACCAAGACCCGGGTCCCAACCGGGACAAGATGTGGTACGTCTCTGACATCGGCTTCGTCGACGCTGATGCGGGGGCGAACGCCCACGTCAGCCCGTCATTCGACATATACGACCTATCACAGCGGTATGATAACGTCCGCTACTTCCCCCCTTGGGGTGCCGGCAACCGGAGCTGCTACACGCTCTGGGGGCCAACGCAAGGAAACAAGTACCTGGTCAGGTGCAGCTTCTACTACGGCAACTATGATGGCAACTATGACGGGAACAGAAGCCTCCCGGCCTTCGACCTCTACCTTGGGGTCAATCGATGGGCCACCGTCAACGTCACCAACACCACGGACAGGTACATCCTCGAGGCGGTGGTAGTGTCAACGGCCAACTTCTTACAG GTATGCCTGGTGAACATAGGGTTGGGTACGCCTTTCATCTCTTCGCTTGAGCTGAGGCCGCTCAAGCCAGCCATGTACCCGGAGGCCACCGTGAACCAgtcgctgctcctcctcagcCTTCGCCTGCCGACAGCGGCATTCCCCTTTAACCGGTACTACTTCTGGCAGTCGCCTAGAGTATACAG GTACCCAGATGACGACTTCGACCGTGACTGGCAGAGCTACTTCAACGCCACTGCGTGGATCCAAATAAAAACGAAGGGCACCGTAAATGTATCCAACTCAAGCAGCTTTGCCAAGGCACCAAAGGTGGTACTGCAGAGCGCCGCTGCTCCAGTGAACGGGACCCGGCTCGACTTCTCATGGAGCACGGACCCTTCGCTGgacaacaacagcaacagtAGCACAGCTTACCTCCTGCTGTTCTACTTCGCGGAGCTGGAGCGGCTGCCGAGCAGCTCGTCGAGGCGATTCGACATTCTCATCGATGGTTCTTCgtgggacggcggccggaactACACCCCAAAGTACCTCACTGCAGAGGTCTTGAAAAAGGTAGTGGTGCAGGGGGCGGGCCAGCACACCATCTCGCTTGTCACCACGCCAGGCACAGTGCTCCCACCCATCCTGAATGCGCTCGAGATATACTCGGTGCGGCAGATGAATGAGCTTGGGACGAACAATGTAGATG CCGAGTCCATGATGAAAATTCGCAAGACATATGTGCTGAAGAAAAACTGGATAGGTGATCCTTGTGCACCGAAAGCATTTGCGTGGGATGGCCTGAACTGTAGTTACTCTTCATCTGGTCCTGCATGGATAACAGCTTT AAACTTGTCATCTAGCGTGTTGACTGGTGCAGTGGATCCTTCTTTTAGCGATCTAAAATCCATCCAATATCT GGACTTGTCCAATAACAGCCTGTCTGGCCCAATACCTGATTTTCTAGGACAAATGCCATCACTCATATTCCT TGATTTGTCGAGCAATAAACTCAGCGGATCAATTCCTGCAGCTCTACTAGAAAAACATCAAAGTGGATCTCTTGTACTAAG GGTTGGTAACAACACAAATATCTGTGACAATGGTGCCTCTACATGTGATCCCGGCGGCAATAAAAAGAACCGAACACTCGTCATTGCAATATCTGTCGCAATAGCTGTTGCAACTATACTGTTTGTGGCAGCAATTCTTATCCTTCACAGAAGGAGAAATGGACAAG ATACATGGATCAGAAACAACTCAAGGCTTAACAGCACCTGGAACACGTCGAACTTATTTGAGAACAGACGGTTCAGTTACAAGGAGCTGAAGCTAATTACAGCTAACTTCAGAGAAGAAATAGGGAGAGGAGGATTTGGTGCTGTGTTTCTTGGTTATTTAGAGAATGAAAATGCAGTTGCCGTGAAGATCCGTTCAAAAACATCATCTCAGGGGGATAAAGAGTTTCTAGCTGAG GCTCAACACTTAAGTCGAGTTCATCATAGGAATCTGGTATCCTTAATTGGTTATTGCAAGGACAAGAAACATCTGGCCCTTGTCTATGAATATATGCATGGAGGAGACTTAGAGGATTGCCTAAGAG GAGAGGCTTCTGTTGCTACACCCCTCAGTTGGCATCAACGTCTCAGGATTGCTCTCGACTCTGCCCATG GATTGGAGTATCTACACAAGTCCTGCCAACCGCTGCTAATCCATAGAGATGTGAAGACAAAGAACATCCTGCTAACTGCTGACCTAGAGGCAAAGATATCCGACTTTGGCCTCACGAAGGTGTTTGCCAACGAGTTCATGACCCATATCACCACCCAACCGGCAGGTACCCTGGGGTACCTTGACCCTGAATACTACAACACATCCCGGCTCAGTGAGAAGAGTGACGTGTACAGCTTTGGGGTTGTACTACTGGAGCTCATCACCGGCCAGCCGCCAGCAGTCGCCGTTAGTGACACCGAGAGCATCCACATCGCACAGTGGGTGCGCCAGAAGCTTTCAGAGGGTAACATAGAGAGCATTGCTGACTCAAAGATGGGGATGGAGTATGGTGTTAACTCAGTCTGGAAGGTTACAGAGCTGGCACTGCGGTGCAAGGAACAACCATCATGGGAACGCCCAACGATGACCGAGGTTGTGGCTGAGCTCAATGAGTGCTTGGAGCTGGAGGTGTCTCGTGGAATTGGCAACTACAGCTCAGTCACCAGTGATGGTCTCAGTGCAATGAGTGCTGACTTGCATAGTGATCTTCAAAGAAGTGATCTGAGACAGAAAAGCATGCCTGAGTTGGAGGATGGCGATGCATCCGCAACTCTCATAGGTCCGACAACGTGCTGA
- the LOC100840779 gene encoding receptor-like protein kinase At3g21340 isoform X2 — protein MGHRQRHQHHGQVCLVNIGLGTPFISSLELRPLKPAMYPEATVNQSLLLLSLRLPTAAFPFNRYYFWQSPRVYRYPDDDFDRDWQSYFNATAWIQIKTKGTVNVSNSSSFAKAPKVVLQSAAAPVNGTRLDFSWSTDPSLDNNSNSSTAYLLLFYFAELERLPSSSSRRFDILIDGSSWDGGRNYTPKYLTAEVLKKVVVQGAGQHTISLVTTPGTVLPPILNALEIYSVRQMNELGTNNVDAESMMKIRKTYVLKKNWIGDPCAPKAFAWDGLNCSYSSSGPAWITALNLSSSVLTGAVDPSFSDLKSIQYLDLSNNSLSGPIPDFLGQMPSLIFLDLSSNKLSGSIPAALLEKHQSGSLVLRVGNNTNICDNGASTCDPGGNKKNRTLVIAISVAIAVATILFVAAILILHRRRNGQDTWIRNNSRLNSTWNTSNLFENRRFSYKELKLITANFREEIGRGGFGAVFLGYLENENAVAVKIRSKTSSQGDKEFLAEAQHLSRVHHRNLVSLIGYCKDKKHLALVYEYMHGGDLEDCLRGEASVATPLSWHQRLRIALDSAHGLEYLHKSCQPLLIHRDVKTKNILLTADLEAKISDFGLTKVFANEFMTHITTQPAGTLGYLDPEYYNTSRLSEKSDVYSFGVVLLELITGQPPAVAVSDTESIHIAQWVRQKLSEGNIESIADSKMGMEYGVNSVWKVTELALRCKEQPSWERPTMTEVVAELNECLELEVSRGIGNYSSVTSDGLSAMSADLHSDLQRSDLRQKSMPELEDGDASATLIGPTTC, from the exons ATGGGCCACCGTCAACGTCACCAACACCACGGACAG GTATGCCTGGTGAACATAGGGTTGGGTACGCCTTTCATCTCTTCGCTTGAGCTGAGGCCGCTCAAGCCAGCCATGTACCCGGAGGCCACCGTGAACCAgtcgctgctcctcctcagcCTTCGCCTGCCGACAGCGGCATTCCCCTTTAACCGGTACTACTTCTGGCAGTCGCCTAGAGTATACAG GTACCCAGATGACGACTTCGACCGTGACTGGCAGAGCTACTTCAACGCCACTGCGTGGATCCAAATAAAAACGAAGGGCACCGTAAATGTATCCAACTCAAGCAGCTTTGCCAAGGCACCAAAGGTGGTACTGCAGAGCGCCGCTGCTCCAGTGAACGGGACCCGGCTCGACTTCTCATGGAGCACGGACCCTTCGCTGgacaacaacagcaacagtAGCACAGCTTACCTCCTGCTGTTCTACTTCGCGGAGCTGGAGCGGCTGCCGAGCAGCTCGTCGAGGCGATTCGACATTCTCATCGATGGTTCTTCgtgggacggcggccggaactACACCCCAAAGTACCTCACTGCAGAGGTCTTGAAAAAGGTAGTGGTGCAGGGGGCGGGCCAGCACACCATCTCGCTTGTCACCACGCCAGGCACAGTGCTCCCACCCATCCTGAATGCGCTCGAGATATACTCGGTGCGGCAGATGAATGAGCTTGGGACGAACAATGTAGATG CCGAGTCCATGATGAAAATTCGCAAGACATATGTGCTGAAGAAAAACTGGATAGGTGATCCTTGTGCACCGAAAGCATTTGCGTGGGATGGCCTGAACTGTAGTTACTCTTCATCTGGTCCTGCATGGATAACAGCTTT AAACTTGTCATCTAGCGTGTTGACTGGTGCAGTGGATCCTTCTTTTAGCGATCTAAAATCCATCCAATATCT GGACTTGTCCAATAACAGCCTGTCTGGCCCAATACCTGATTTTCTAGGACAAATGCCATCACTCATATTCCT TGATTTGTCGAGCAATAAACTCAGCGGATCAATTCCTGCAGCTCTACTAGAAAAACATCAAAGTGGATCTCTTGTACTAAG GGTTGGTAACAACACAAATATCTGTGACAATGGTGCCTCTACATGTGATCCCGGCGGCAATAAAAAGAACCGAACACTCGTCATTGCAATATCTGTCGCAATAGCTGTTGCAACTATACTGTTTGTGGCAGCAATTCTTATCCTTCACAGAAGGAGAAATGGACAAG ATACATGGATCAGAAACAACTCAAGGCTTAACAGCACCTGGAACACGTCGAACTTATTTGAGAACAGACGGTTCAGTTACAAGGAGCTGAAGCTAATTACAGCTAACTTCAGAGAAGAAATAGGGAGAGGAGGATTTGGTGCTGTGTTTCTTGGTTATTTAGAGAATGAAAATGCAGTTGCCGTGAAGATCCGTTCAAAAACATCATCTCAGGGGGATAAAGAGTTTCTAGCTGAG GCTCAACACTTAAGTCGAGTTCATCATAGGAATCTGGTATCCTTAATTGGTTATTGCAAGGACAAGAAACATCTGGCCCTTGTCTATGAATATATGCATGGAGGAGACTTAGAGGATTGCCTAAGAG GAGAGGCTTCTGTTGCTACACCCCTCAGTTGGCATCAACGTCTCAGGATTGCTCTCGACTCTGCCCATG GATTGGAGTATCTACACAAGTCCTGCCAACCGCTGCTAATCCATAGAGATGTGAAGACAAAGAACATCCTGCTAACTGCTGACCTAGAGGCAAAGATATCCGACTTTGGCCTCACGAAGGTGTTTGCCAACGAGTTCATGACCCATATCACCACCCAACCGGCAGGTACCCTGGGGTACCTTGACCCTGAATACTACAACACATCCCGGCTCAGTGAGAAGAGTGACGTGTACAGCTTTGGGGTTGTACTACTGGAGCTCATCACCGGCCAGCCGCCAGCAGTCGCCGTTAGTGACACCGAGAGCATCCACATCGCACAGTGGGTGCGCCAGAAGCTTTCAGAGGGTAACATAGAGAGCATTGCTGACTCAAAGATGGGGATGGAGTATGGTGTTAACTCAGTCTGGAAGGTTACAGAGCTGGCACTGCGGTGCAAGGAACAACCATCATGGGAACGCCCAACGATGACCGAGGTTGTGGCTGAGCTCAATGAGTGCTTGGAGCTGGAGGTGTCTCGTGGAATTGGCAACTACAGCTCAGTCACCAGTGATGGTCTCAGTGCAATGAGTGCTGACTTGCATAGTGATCTTCAAAGAAGTGATCTGAGACAGAAAAGCATGCCTGAGTTGGAGGATGGCGATGCATCCGCAACTCTCATAGGTCCGACAACGTGCTGA
- the LOC112268545 gene encoding probable LRR receptor-like serine/threonine-protein kinase At4g29180 isoform X4, producing the protein MAPAIATGLPDLSLPVLLLLFLLCLVSPELVVPVHGQTLDDLGFVSIDCGIKEGTSYPDSDPNRTMMRYVSDTDFVDAGAGSNADVSPPYVDPDLAVRYRNVRSFPGGTGMRSCYTLRGLTQGAKYLVRCSFYYGNYDKLNSPPAFDLYLGVNRWATVNVTAADSTYILEAVTVSPAEFLQVCLVNIGLGAPFISGHELRPVEAVMYPEATVNQTLLLLSLRPPAARFPYNRYYFWRSPKVYRSST; encoded by the exons ATGGCACCAGCAATAGCAACAGGCCTCCCTGATCTGTCGTTGCCGGTGCTTCTCCTCCTATTCCTGTTATGCTTGGTGTCACCCGAGCTCGTCGTTCCCGTCCATGGCCAAACGCTCGACGATCTAG GTTTCGTCAGCATCGACTGCGGGATCAAGGAGGGCACGAGCTACCCCGACAGCGATCCCAACCGGACCATGATGAGGTACGTGTCCGACACCGACTTCGTCGACGCCGGAGCAGGGTCCAACGCCGATGTCAGCCCGCCGTACGTCGACCCAGACCTGGCGGTGCGGTACCGCAACGTCCGCAGCTTCCCTGGTGGTACCGGCATGAGGAGCTGCTACACGCTCCGGGGGCTAACACAAGGAGCCAAGTACCTGGTCAGGTGCAGCTTCTACTACGGCAACTACGACAAGCTCAACAGCCCCCCGGCCTTCGACCTCTACCTCGGCGTCAACCGCTGGGCCACCGTCAATgtcaccgccgccgacagCACCTACATCCTTGAGGCCGTCACCGTGTCGCCCGCCGAGTTCCTGCAG GTGTGCTTGGTGAACATAGGGTTGGGTGCACCGTTCATCTCCGGGCATGAGCTGAGGCCGGTGGAGGCGGTCATGTACCCGGAGGCCACCGTGAACCAGACGCTGCTCCTTCTCAGCCTtcgcccgccggcggcgagattCCCTTATAACCGGTACTACTTCTGGCGGTCGCCTAAAGTATACAG ATCATCTACGTAG